The following are encoded together in the Equus quagga isolate Etosha38 chromosome 1, UCLA_HA_Equagga_1.0, whole genome shotgun sequence genome:
- the LOC124250551 gene encoding olfactory receptor 6C1-like, which translates to MRNQTEITGFILLGLSDDPQLQVVIFVFLLISYMLSITGNLTIITLTLLASHLQTPMYFFLRNFSLLEVTFTSVSIPKFLSTIISGDKSISFNDCMAQLFFLILLGVTEFYLLAAMSYDRYIAICKPLHYMTIMNRRVCTLLVFASWLASFLIIFPSLMLFIQLDYCKFNIIDHFTCDYFPLLHLSCSDTKLLETMGFTYAVFTLMFTLALIFLSYIYIIRTILRIPSTSQRTKAFSTCSSHMIVISISYGSCIFMYINPSAKDRVSLSKGIAVLNTSVAPMLNPFIYSLRNQQVKQAFLDMARKTLFFTNNSKHVVS; encoded by the coding sequence ATGAGAAACCAGACAGAAATAACAGGGTTCATCCTCCTGGGACTGTCAGATGACCCACAGCTCCAGGTGGTGATCTTTGTCTTTCTGCTCATCTCCTACATGCTCAGCATCACTGGGAACCTGACCATCATCACCCTCACCCTGCTGGCTTCCCACCTCCAGacccccatgtatttcttcctcagaAACTTTTCTTTGTTAGAGGTTACATTCACGAGTGTCAGTATACCCAAGTTCCTGAGCACCATTATTTCAGGAGataaaagcatttcttttaacGATTGCATGGCtcagttattttttctcattctgttggGAGTCACTGAATTTTACCTTCTGGCTGCCATGTCCTATGACCGTTATATTGCCATCTGCAAGCCTCTGCATTACATGACCATCATGAATCGGAGAGTCTGCACACTCCTTGTCTTTGCTTCCTGGCTGGCTTCGTTCTTAATCATATTCCCATCACTCATGCTATTCATACAGCTCGATTACTGTAAGTTCAATATTATAGACCATTTTACTTGTGATTATTTTCCCTTACTACACCTTTCTTGTTCAGACACAAAACTCCTAGAGACAATGGGGTTTACCTATGCTGTGTTTACTCTAATGTTCACTTTGGCATTGATATTTCTCTCTTACATATATATCATCAGAACTATTTTGAGAATTCCTTCTACTAGTCAGAGGACAAAGGCTTTTTCCACGTGTTCTTCCCACATGATTGTCATCTCCATCTCTTATGGCAGCTGCATTTTCATGTACATTAATCCATCAGCAAAAGACAGAGTGTCTTTGAGCAAGGGAATTGCTGTGCTAAACACCTCAGTGgcccccatgctgaacccctttATTTACAGCCTGAGGAATCAGCAAGTCAAGCAAGCCTTCCTGGACATGGCGAGGAAGACTCTATTCTTCACAAACAATTCTAAACATGTAGTGTCATGA
- the LOC124251641 gene encoding olfactory receptor 6C3-like has translation MRNHTMITEFVILGISDNPELQIVIFTVLFMAYVLSVTGNLTIIILTLIDCRLKTPMYYFLRNFSFLEITFTSVSIPRFLGAIITRIKTISYNSCLAQLFFFISMGVSEFFLLTAMSYDRYIAICKPLRYTTIMNKKICTLLVLCSWLGGFLTIFPPLMLILQLDFCASNVIDHFSCDYFPILELSCSDTWHLETIGFYFAFVTLLFTLALVILSYLRIISTILRIPSASQRKKAFSTCSSHMTVISISYGSCIFMYVKPSAKERASLTKGVAILNTSIAPMLNPFIYTLRNQQVKQAFKNLVHKVVFSRNK, from the coding sequence atGAGAAACCACACAATGATTACAGAGTTTGTAATCTTGGGCATATCAGACAACCCAGAGCTTCAGATTGtaattttcactgttttatttatgGCTTATGTATTAAGCGTCACTGGAAACCTAACCATCATCATCCTCACCTTGATAGACTGTCGTCTGAAGACTCCTATGTATTACTTCCTCCGGAATTTCTCCTTCTTAGAAATTACATTCACCAGTGTTTCTATCCCCAGATTTTTGGGGGCAATCATCACTAGAATCAAGACCATTTCCTATAACAGTTGTTTAGCTCAATTATTCTTTTTCATCTCCATGGGTGTGTCTGAATTTTTCCTTCTAACTGCCATGTCTTATGATCGTTATATTGCTATCTGTAAGCCTCTCCGTTACACCACCATCATGAACAAGAAAATCTGCACTCTGCTCGTCTTGTGTTCATGGCTAGGAGGTTTTCTTACTATTTTCCCACCACTCATGCTTATCCTCCAATTAGATTTCTGTGCTTCCAATGTAATTGATCACTTCTCTTGCgattatttccccattttagaACTCTCGTGCTCAGATACATGGCATTTAGAGACAATTGGcttttactttgcttttgttACTCTGCTGTTCACATTGGCATTAGTGATTCTATCCTACCTGCGCATCATTAGCACCATTCTGAGAATTCCATCTGCTAGCCAGAGGAAAAAGGCTTTCTCCACATGCTCCTCTCACATGACTGTCATTTCCATCTCCTATGGAAGCTGTATATTCATGTATGTCAAGCCTTCAGCCAAAGAAAGAGCATCATTGACCAAAGGAGTAGCGATTCTCAACACTTCAATTGCCCCAATGTTGAACCCTTTTATTTATACCCTGAGGAACCAGCAAGTAAAACAAGCTTTCAAAAACTTGGTTCATAAAGTAGTGTTTtctagaaacaaatga